The following proteins are encoded in a genomic region of Lutra lutra chromosome 16, mLutLut1.2, whole genome shotgun sequence:
- the LOC125086903 gene encoding WASH complex subunit 3 produces the protein MDEDGLPLMGSGIDLTKVPAIQQKRTVAFLNQFVVHTVQFLNRFSTVCEEKLADLSLRIQQIETTLNILDAKLSSIPGLDDVTFEVSPVSVTGVTKESHSETTSEKSQQNSLQDSGPQESEVTPENILTVAKDPRYARYLKMVQVGVPVMAIRNKMISEGLDPDLLERPDAPVPDGEGEKITEESSDSESSFSD, from the coding sequence ATGGATGAGGACGGGCTTCCTCTCATGGGGTCAGGCATAGACCTGACCAAGGTGCCAGCTATTCAACAGAAAAGAACAGTGGCATTTCTAAACCAGTTTGTGGTGCACACTGTACAGTTCCTCAACCGCTTTTCTACAGTTTGTGAGGAGAAACTGGCAGACCTTTCTCTTCGTATCCAGCAAATTGAAACAACTCTCAATATTTTGGATGCAAAGTTGTCATCTATCCCAGGCCTAGATGATGTGACATTTGAAGTATCACCTGTAAGTGTCACTGGTGTCACAAAAGAATCACATTCTGAAACCACTTCAGAGAAATCACAACAGAACAGTTTACAAGACTCTGGACCACAGGAAAGTGAAGTAacaccagaaaatattttaactgtaGCCAAGGATCCAAGATATGCCAGATATCTCAAAATGGTTCAAGTGGGTGTTCCAGTGATGgcaataagaaacaaaatgatatCAGAAGGACTAGACCCAGATCTTCTTGAAAGGCCAGATGCTCCAGTGCCTGATGGTGAAGGtgaaaaaattacagaagaaagTTCAGACAGTGAATCTTCTTTTAGTGACTAA